One Lucilia cuprina isolate Lc7/37 chromosome 4, ASM2204524v1, whole genome shotgun sequence DNA segment encodes these proteins:
- the LOC111690626 gene encoding glycerol kinase, translating into MTEVKYVGAIDEGTSSARFIIFKAGTDEIVCYHQIEVPSIYPQEGWVEQDPVLIYDIVKTCIDESVQKLEKLGGNAKDIVAVGVTNQRESVIVWNRHTGEPLHNAIIWLDNRTTTTVDDLIESIPNNSKNINYLKPLCGLPLSPYFSALKLRWLRDNVPAVKKAMDKGDALFGTIDSWIIYNLTGGANDGLHLTDVTNASRTMLMNIETLMWDSHLLKFFGLPTSILPKIVSSSEMYGLIKDTDIKGTPITACLGDQQAALVGQQCLQRGQAKATYGTGCFLLYNTGTAIVTSSHGLLTTVGYQFGRDSHPVYALEGSVAIAGVALTWLRDNLGLFESLGQVEAMARLVDNSLDVYFVPAFSGLYAPYWNQEARGVICGLSEETTSEHIVRATLESICFQVRDILDSMKKDCGIPLAKLMVDGGMTVNTLFLQLQADLVGINVIRSKIAETTALGVALAAYRAVEPSFNIEEGLSAGEERMKYKPIITENERDVRYRKWKMAVERSIGWDTSAASSKNRDLFD; encoded by the exons ATGACTGAAGTAAAATATGTTGGCGCCATCGATGAGGGTACTTCTTCGGCCCGTTTCATTATTTTCAAAGCTGGTACAGATGAAATTGTTTGCTATCATCAAATTGAAGTGCCATCTATATATCCCCAAGAAGGTTGGGTAGAACAGGATCCAGTTCTCATCTATGACATTGTCAAGACGTGTATAGACGAAAGCGTTCAGAAATTGGAAAAGCTTGGTGGTAATGCCAAG GATATTGTTGCCGTCGGTGTTACCAATCAACGGGAATCGGTTATAGTGTGGAATCGCCATACTGGAGAGCCTTTACATAATGCCATTATATGGTTAGATAATCGCACCACTACCACAGTTGATGATTTGATTGAATCCATAccaaataattctaaaaatataaactacttAAAACCCCTATGTGGTTTACCATTGTCCCCCTACTTTTCTGCTTTGAAATTGCGTTGGTTGCGCGACAATGTGCCTGCCGTTAAAAAAGCTATGGACAAGGGAGATGCTTTATTTGGCACAATAG atTCTTggataatttacaatttaactGGTGGCGCTAATGATGGTCTTCATTTGACCGATGTAACAAATGCCTCCCGTACCATGTTGATGAATATTGAAACTTTAATGTGGGATTCTCACTTATTAAAGTTCTTTGGTTTGCCCACCTCTATATTGCCAAAAATTGTGTCAAGTTCGGAAATGTATGGCTTGATAAAAGATACCGATATCAAGGGTACTCCCATTACAGCCTGTTTGGGTGATCAGCAGGCTGCCTTAGTGGGTCAGCAGTGTTTACAAAGGGGTCAGGCTAAGGCCACCTATGGTACAGGTTGCTTTCTACTTTACAATACCGGCACTGCAATAGTGACATCTTCACATGGCTTACTTACCACAGTGGGTTATCAATTCGGACGCGATTCACATCCCGTATATGCTTTGGAAGGTAGTGTGGCTATAGCCGGAGTGGCTCTGACTTGGTTGCGTGATAATTTGGGACTTTTTGAGTCTTTGGGTCAAGTAGAGGCCATGGCCCGTTTAGTGGATAATTCCTTGGATGTTTACTTTGTGCCAGCCTTTAGTGGTCTTTATGCACCCTATTGGAATCAAGAGGCTAGAGG aGTAATTTGTGGCTTGAGTGAGGAGACTACTAGTGAACATATTGTGCGTGCTACTCTGGAGTCAATATGTTTCCAAGTTCGTGATATTTTGGATTCTATGAAAAAGGATTGTGGTATTCCTTTGGCCAAACTTATGGTTGATGGTGGCATGACTGTTAATACATTGTTTCTACAATTACAAGCCGATTTGGTGGGTATTAATGTTATACGATCGAAAATTGCTGAGACTACTGCGTTGGGTGTAGCTTTAGCAGCTTATCGTGCCGTAGAACCTTCATTCAATATCGAAGAAGGCTTGTCAGCTGGTGAGGAACGCATGAAGTATAAACCTATTATAACGGAAAATGAGCGTGATGTACGTTATCGCAAGTGGAAGATGGCTGTTGAACGTTCCATAGGTTGGGATACTTCAGCAGCTTCTAGTAAAAATCGTGATTTATTTGATTAG
- the LOC111690627 gene encoding nitrilase and fragile histidine triad fusion protein NitFhit: protein MLIQSYSISSIVRGNKHCKFFLSSLIKLRKMSSHTTESSEKTLVAITQMRSTNDKAANLHQVEKLIKQAKEQSAKFVFLPECCDFVGEHREQTLELSEPLTGPLMQHYQTLAKEHNIWLSLGGIHESVLDSYERKTDKIYNAHVILNNNGELVTVYRKLHLFDVVTPEFTFQESKVVLPGQRLVPPLTTPVGKLGLQICYDMRFAESSILLRKQGAEILTYPSAFAYNTGKAHWEVLLRARAIENQCFVLAPAQLGYHNKKRRSWGHGMAVNPWGKIMADLGETEDLKVATVEIDLSTLPPIRAAMPCFDHRRNDVYSLTAYGHGTTEPQEDRMFATNVINKDTIFFESPYCFAFTNLRCVVKGHVLVSTKRLAARLSSLNSAEMSDLFNTVCRIQRMLESIYETTAATVTVQDGADAGQTVPHVHFHVMPRRPGDFRHNDQIYVKLEDQVLIEDQKLRTLEERVQEAQKYREVMRSFKF from the coding sequence aTGTTGATCCAAAGTTATTCAATCAGCTCAATTGTCAGAGGCAACAAACATTGTAAGTTCTTCTTATCAAGCCTTATAAAACTACGAAAAATGTCGTCTCACACCACGGAATCATCAGAAAAAACACTCGTAGCCATAACACAAATGCGTAGCACCAACGATAAAGCCGCTAATCTGCATCAAGTCGAAAAATTGATAAAACAAGCTAAAGAGCAGTCggctaaatttgtatttttaccgGAATGTTGTGATTTTGTGGGGGAACACCGTGAGCAAACTTTGGAGTTGTCTGAGCCTCTGACGGGTCCGTTGATGCAACATTATCAAACGTTGGCCAAAGAACACAACATATGGCTGTCTTTGGGCGGTATACATGAATCTGTCCTGGATTCATATGAACGCAAGACGGACAAAATTTATAATGCtcatgtaattttaaataataatggtGAATTGGTTACTGTGTACcgtaaattacatttatttgatGTCGTAACACCTGAATTCACATTCCAAGAGTCGAAGGTAGTGTTGCCAGGCCAACGGCTGGTTCCCCCCCTTACAACACCAGTCGGCAAATTAGGTTTGCAAATCTGCTACGATATGCGTTTTGCCGAAAGTAGCATATTGCTTAGAAAGCAGGGAGCAGAAATTCTTACTTATCCTTCGGCCTTTGCTTATAATACTGGCAAGGCTCATTGGGAGGTGCTCTTGAGGGCGCGGGCTATAGAAAACCAATGTTTTGTTTTGGCACCAGCTCAACTGGGCTATCATAATAAGAAGCGACGTAGTTGGGGCCATGGCATGGCTGTCAACCCATGGGGAAAGATTATGGCTGATTTGGGAGAAACGGAAGACTTAAAGGTCGCTACGGTTGAAATTGATTTAAGCACTTTGCCACCCATCAGAGCAGCAATGCCTTGCTTTGACCATAGACGAAACGACGTTTACAGTTTGACAGCTTATGGTCATGGCACTACTGAGCCTCAAGAAGATCGCATGTTTGCCACAAATGTCATTAATAAAGATACCATATTCTTTGAGTCGCCATACTGTTTTGCCTTTACCAATTTACGTTGTGTTGTCAAAGGTCATGTTCTGGTATCCACAAAACGTCTTGCAGCGCGTCTTAGTTCGTTAAATTCGGCCGAAATGAGCGATCTTTTTAATACGGTATGTCGCATACAACGAATGTTAGAATCCATTTATGAAACTACAGCTGCAACGGTTACCGTTCAGGATGGTGCTGATGCTGGTCAAACAGTGCCTCATGTACATTTCCATGTAATGCCACGACGTCCCGGGGACTTTAGACATAATGATCAAATCTATGTGAAATTAGAGGACCAAGTGTTAATAGAAGATCAAAAATTACGTACTTTGGAGGAACGTGTGCAAGAAGCCCAAAAATATCGAGAAGTAATGagaagttttaagttttaa